Below is a window of Desulfosoma caldarium DNA.
GCTAGTGCTTGTGGCTGCCGGGGTGCTTCAAGGCCGCACCTGTACGGCGTATCCCGCGATCAAGCCCGACGTGGTGGCGGCGGGAGCTTCCTGGGCCGATGTGAATGACACATTCTCTAACGCCGAGGTGGACGGCTACCTGGTGACGGCCCCAGCTTGGCCCGCTCATCCCGCATGGATGCGCAAGTTCATGGAACTGCTGGGAACTCGTATCGAACCGTGATCTCCATGAGGGCATGACTATGTGGGAATTGTTGGCCATCGGGGCAGGCTCATTTACCGTGGCCCTTTCAGGGGCTCTCATGCCCGGGCCCCTTCTGACCATCACCATTACGGAATCGGTGCGACGCGGGTTTCGAGCTGGCCCATGGCTCATGACGGGCCATGCTGTGTTGGAGCTTGTCGTGGTCGTAGCCGTGGTGCTGGGGCTCGGGCCTTTCCTTAAGAAACCCACCGTCATGGGGGCCATTGCTCTGGGTGGCGGGGCCTTTTTGCTGATGATGGGCGTGGACATGGTTCGCAGCGCCACTCGTCTCTCGTTCAACCTGCACGCCCAAGAGTCTACTGAAACTTCGGG
It encodes the following:
- a CDS encoding LysE family transporter — protein: MWELLAIGAGSFTVALSGALMPGPLLTITITESVRRGFRAGPWLMTGHAVLELVVVVAVVLGLGPFLKKPTVMGAIALGGGAFLLMMGVDMVRSATRLSFNLHAQESTETSGRHPVVLGVLASLANPYWTLWWATIGLGYLVTAMKVGPWGVGCFFVGHVVADFAWYSLVSLGVTQGTRFLGDRSYRWVLRFCGLFLVGFGAWFLWSAKSFLSQAFA